A window of Oryza glaberrima chromosome 2, OglaRS2, whole genome shotgun sequence genomic DNA:
gaaaccatctttggtcggtcgacccaaatcTATAATAGttccggttccattaaaaaccgagactaaatatgatttttagtcccggttaataagaggaagatctttagtcccggttgttgttaccaaccgagactaaaaatcatctttagtcctgttTGGTAACTCTAACCCGGactaaagttcatttttagtcccggttgattccATGTCAGGCCGTGTCAGGGCCctagaatctttagtcccggttagtaacaccaatcggaactaaaaacctatttttagtcctggttggtgttactaaccgggaataaaaatcaaaacacactatataatccatagtaccgatcctcttttcccgtccacgtaacaaactcctccctctatctcttttttttcctctctaacttcttatctctttccttatctctaactcccctcctctccttctttttttccttcacccCACAGTGAAGAAGCGTGCAGgaagccggcgcggcggcggcggcgggcggccggcgtggaggcggcctgcgcggcggcgcgggggccgcgcggcggcgcggaggggaggaggggaggcggcaatggccgccggccggatttttttttcttttttttgagatgtgaatctgtgatgtatttttgtGTGAGATATGAATCTATGATGAATTTTTAGAAccctgtgatgtaatttttttaagagtttgtgatgtatttggagatgatctatttttttaagagtttgtgatgtatttggagatgatttatttgaggatttgaggatttggagatgttctgtgatatgtgatgatttggatATGGGAGGGGATgatgtgaaatcaatattcaatattaaaaacagaaaaaaaaaagaaaaaatatctttagtcccggccatctttagtcccggttggtaacaccaaccaggactaaagatcgatttttagtcctggttatttgaaccgggactaaagatagcgatctttagtcccggattcatagtccTGGTTGgaggttacgaaccgggactaaaaagcacttctccaccagtgagtgGTATCTTCTCGTCATGTGTGATGATATTATTTCACTTATCAAAGGTGACATACTATATTATATATTCATGATAGATTCTAATTCATTTCAAAGAACAAAAATGTCCCGCATTATCTCACATTCATGTTTAGCTTAATAGTGGTATCTTCTCGTCATGTCTGATGATATTATTTCACTTATCAAAGATGACATACTATATTCATGATAGATTCTAATTCATTTCAAAGAACAAAAATGTCCCGCATTATCCACCGTTATTTTAGTAAATTGTATTTTGCACCAGGTAAAATGCATCACGTTTCGTTTTGCACCAGATTTATTACATACTTTCACTTAACATCAAATTGTATTGAAATAAGTTTCACTATATCATCAAATCTATTAAAATTTCATGAAAACTCATAAGTTATGAAGGGAACTTTGTGAAACATGGTAAAATTTGAAGAGGTTTCAAAAATTTTACTTATATTTTACAGGATTTCTTTTAATTATATGATGAAACCTACTGCAAAgtgaaatttattttgatatacAATGATGTAGAGTGAAAATCTATGCTAAGCCGAATGCAAACTGAAAAATGAAGTATATTCTACCCTATGTAAAAAGAGGTAAGAATGCAATAGcccttttaaaattttaatcgCCTAGGCTTCGTAGAGTGAGCCATGGCAGCAGTAGGTGATGATGGGCTGGATATCCTCACATGAAATAAGTCCACTGgtcatccctcaactttacattGAGCTTGTTTGATATCCCTTATCcctaataccagaaatcttcacccctaaacagGTGCGGAGACAGCGTGGGGCCGTGGGGGCGGGGGGTGTTTAGACCCCCTACCCCCTAATAGACCATTAGAGCCCCCATAATACCCCCTAAAATTCTAATCCATATATTTTAGGGGCAGTGGTGGAGCTAGGATAAAACTGTAGCGAGGGTTAAACCAAAATGACCAAGAGCAACTAAGAGAGATTTAGGGTTGGGTTAGGATTTTTTGGGCCTTTTTAGCCTTTTGAGCCTTCTAACAACCTCAAACAAAGTCTATATTAGCCCCTCATCTATAATCAGTGCAACTTTGGTGCCATAGCAGTTTCAGCGGTTGGTTTAGCTCATATGGCATtctagttaagaaaaaaaataatactacttccatattttaatgtatgacgccattaactttttgtccaacgtttgaccgatcgtcttattcaaaaaatttatgtaattatcatttattttattatgacttgattcatcatcaaatgttctttaagcatgacataaacattttcatattttcaaaaaaatttaaataaaacgaatggtgaAACGTTgctcaaaaagtcaacggcgtcatacattacaataaggagggagtaataaaaaatagtggggcccacatgtacgGTCCGATGCGGAGCACACGCGGCATGGGTAGGCCGTAGGCAGTAGAGGCTTAGGGAGCgattcctccgccgccgctgcggctcTCGCTTCCGGGTGGTTTCTCTTCGCCGGAGCCACCGCATTGACCCATGCCGCCGTTCTGCTAGGGAGGAAGCTGCGGCCTTCCGTTGATGCTGCTCCTCCCCGCCGGCCAAAGGAGCTTCGATCCGAGGTGCTACACTGAGGTCTACGGCACGGGACTACCCCTCGCGCTCGccttcgtcggcggcgacggctagcTCTACTCCTTCGTCCTCTGCTCCGGCTGGCACCCAATAACAGCCTCCCTCATCCGGCTCTAGCTTAGCACCTCCTCCGCCCTGCTCCTAGTCCTCGCCGGCCTAGCCGCACGAGCTATAAATTCCATGTCGAAAGAGTAGAGAAGGGGCAGCCACCGGCAGGAGAAGGAAGTCGGGCCCTGGTCATGTCCGCCCAAGCCCATGCCGTGATGGAGTCTCTGAGGACTGGCGCGGTGGCCAACGACATGGAGATGGAGGTCGAGCTCCAACGTGGCGGCACTGCGTCATCGAGCTCCCTTGTCCTCCTGCTCTGTAGCAGCCTCGTAAGCTCCCACTGCGGCCTGCCTCGTCGAGGTCCCCCGTCCTCGAGTCGCTTCTAGCGTCGACGAGCTGAGGAGCTCCCCCACTGGAAGAAGTAGGGATGATGGCGGCGGTGACCTTTGGCAAGGCGACGACGACTTGGAGGGGAGGGCTCAATTCGGTCGCTGCTGCCGTTCCGATTCACGGCCTTCACGGCttcacctccctctctcccctccctgaTTCAGCCACCACCGGCGCGGAAGGAGATGAGAGAAGACCGGAAGAAGAGATAAGTAATAAGGGAGAGTAGAGGAAGAAAGTGTGtgccacttacatgtgggtcctatatatatttttttattttcgctGACTCGGATGCCATGTCAGATAAAACAACCCTATACTGCTAGGGACATGGTTTTAAATATTTGAGGGGTCGATATTTCTGGTATTGGGAATTAGGATGTCATTCTTACATACTTGACGTAAAGTTCAGGGACTAGCAGTGGACTTATTCCTCCTCACATTTATACCCGTGTGCTCCCGGCCCAAACAGCTGGACACGAAGCCCGTATGGGCCCAAAAAGCCCAAGTCATCAGTTTTCCACCGTCAGCCCGGCCCATGTCGAAGGCCAGGCCGATCTGAAccatcgccatcctcgccgTCCGGCCACCGCCCACCGGCAAACGGCGGCCTCGCTCCCGCTCCGGCGGGCTGCGGGGGCAGAGGCAGGCCGCGGGAGACCGAGAGGCCTACCGTCCGGTGACTCCTAGCTCGAGGCTACCCGCGGGCTATGCTCCTGATTCCTGAGGTAAATCAAAGCTAGTGGAGTACCATGGCTTGGTTGATTCTCCAGTGTTGTTTAGAGATCGGGGAAGGTGGCTTCAAATGCTTGGTTGAGATTTATGGCGTTTCTCGATGCGGTATTGCAGTGTCGTTTGGTTGCGGATTAGCGCCCCGCGCGTGGTGGATTGGAGATACAGCACTCGAAATATAGTCACAACTTGATACTGCAGGTACATTTGTATTCATGCATAATCGTGACATGATTCGGTTACTATCAGATCTCAGTTTATTTTAGTTCCTTCCAGTTTTCTACTTATTGAAGCAGATTGTATTAACTCAATTTCACTACTACATCACAAAGCTGGACAATCAAGTAAGTTTTGCCTGGCCTGGGGTGTCAATATGTCATCTTGCTGGGGCTGGAGCCACTGAATTAGCCTTGCTGAAGTGAGAACCACTTGAGATCACTAGCCACTGCTTATCTTCTAACCAGCATGGCACATTATTTATCGACTTGATCATAACTGGTTTAGCCAAAATATCTGGGCATGGTTATCTGATCATATAGCACACCTACTCCAAAGAACACACCAAATGCAATTGCAAACACTACCTTGTCAATATACTGCTTTGCGAAGATAGGGGTTGTTGGAGCTGCTACCGCTGAATTGCAATGGTGTTCAAGCATAGGGCTGCATAGCTTTGGGTTCCCAGCAAAACTAGAACTTAGGAATGTGCTGAACTGGCCTCCAATTGGTACAGGCCCTTCAAGGTCATTGTAGGAAACATTGAATTCAGAAAGGAAATGAAGGTTCACCAGTCCTGATGGGATTGGACCTGTCAGATGGTTGGAAGACAGGTCTAGCACCATCAGATTCTTGAGGTTGCTGATCGCTTGTGGGATCTCCCCGTTTAAGTTGTTGAAGCTCAAGTTGAGTGAAAGCAGTTCTTTCAACTGACCAATCTCCATGGGGATCACACCACTTAATTTGTTGTTACCTAGATTCAACATTTTTGGGAATGCACTAGTCGCACGGTACTGAAAACACAAACATGCGCCCACATAAACTGTAAAAGGAGAGACTATTAGGTCAGGGTGATCTTCAATCTTGTCCGATTTTAGCATTGGCATCTGCATCAATGCTGTTGGTATTTCTCCAGTGAGGCTATTATTCGATATGTCAACATACTTAAGGAAGTTAAGGATACTGATCCAGGTTGGTATTGGTCCACTGAGTTGATTGTTATATAATGCTAAAAGTTGCAAACTTCTGAGCTTTGATAGCCAATTAGGTATTTTTCCAGTCAGTGCACAATCATTTATGCCGAGACCCTGAATATTCTTAAAACCATCAATTGTTTCATCCTCTGGCATAGCTTCATGCATGAAGTTGCCACCGAGTAGCAAGACAGTGAGATTCCTTAAGTTCTTCAGTATGTGGAGtgtatttgtaatatttttaaaattgttgtAGGAAAGAGATATGAAGGTGATGGActtcaaattttctattttctttgtcAACTCTCCATGAAGCTTGTTTGTGGATAGCCGCAACCAAGTCAAATTACTGCATGAGTAGATGCTTTCTGGAATTGTGCCAATGAAGTAATTTGAAGATAAatctaaaattttcagattGGGCAAGGTGGAGAAGTTAACCTTGGCAAGCTCTCCCTTCAACTTATTTTTCTTGAGGTTGATAGTAACTAGATTTGTGCAATCACCCAAGGTTGGTGGCAGCTCTCCAGATATGTTGTTTTCTTCCATGTGAAGTTCTTCTAGTCTCTTCAGTTGACCTATAGAATCTGGGATTTTGCCACTGAATCTGTTCCCACCGAGATCAAGAAAACCTAGATTACTGAGCTTTATCATTAGTGCATCGTCAATTATTCCTTGCAAGTGGTTATTAGGAAAGGAGAGGTACTCCAATGAGGTGGCTCTGAAGAGATCATCTGGCAGGGTCCCAATGATATTGTTTTGGCCAACCCTGAGCATTCTAAGGGAAGAGCATTTACCTATTCCAGGGGGGATGCTGCCACCGAATTGGTTGTAAGAAAGGTCAAGCACAGCAAAGGATGGTGAGCTGATGCAGAAAGAGGAAGGTATGTGCCCACTAAAACTGTTGTTGCTCGCATTGATTGCTACCAGGTTGCTCATTTTCTCCCATGTTGTGGAGGGAAATGCTCCCGTAAACAGGTTGCTTGAGATATTCAGTACCTGGAGAGGCCGGTCAGGTGATGACGAATTCAGCTCCTGCAATTCTCCATCCAGGCGGTTGAAGCTGATATCAAGGACGACAATGCTGCTGAATATCAGCTCTGATGGAAGCTCACCGGAGAGTAAGTTGTATGACAGGTTGAGTCGCGACAAGCTGGTGAGCTCGCTCAGGGATGATGAGATGCACCCTTGTAGGCCTCTTAAGGCCAGTAATAGCTCAGTTACTGCACCATCTTCTCCACAGATGATCCCTTCCCAGGTGCAGCAATCTGTACTATTCTGCCATGACGCAGCGAGGCCACCATCCTGCGATAGCCCAGTGAGGAACCGGAGGAGGGAgcgcctctccctctcggtGCATGAACCGACAGGAGAGATGAAGGTGAATAGCAGCAACACAAGAACAGGGCCAAAGAAATTTATCCAAAACTTGCTGGTGTTGGTTCTGCATGAAGAATGTGGTATTGGCTTCATGGTTTGTGTCAGTTGGAAGCTGTGACAGAATAGCGAGTTTGATTCACCAAGATAGGCTGGTATTGTGGGCAAAACCGTAGTACATGAGCGATATATTGTCCAAGCTTCGAAGATTTACAAGTTGGAGTATTGACCTATGGGTTTACTCGCTGCTACCTCGCTGGCTTGCTTTTATGCTTAGGTTTGGAAATTCTGTCCAACTATTGCCGTTTTCTTTTACCATTCTTATGTTTTGTCTTATGATGCTTGACAGGAGGGCTTCCACTTAAATTGGATCTTTGTACAAATGGCCACTTGACTGCTATTTGTTAAATTCTCCATTCGTTTACTCCTAAGTCTTTAATCAGAGTCATAGTCCAGGTCTATGTCCTCTACTGATCTAtactttttatcattttttttttcctggaggGAGGTATAGCGTACATTTTGCTTCTAATCTTGATACTTCCAGCAGCTGTATTTTGACTCCGTCATCAGCAACCGATTTGCGACTGATGACTGTTCTTGGCTTGTGATAATCTACAACAAATCTGTTGTAAAAGATTACTTAATGTAATGGATGCAGGTATGTTACATGTTCGCGTGCTGCTGGATTGGAATGCGTTTGCGTTTTCATGTTTGAACAAAATGTGATCAAGCCTTCAAGTAAAGGCTGTTTTAATCTTTGATGCATTCGTTGTGTGATGTAAAGCTTGTGTTGCTACAGTTCTACCTACTTAGGAGTAgtattttgttttcatttctttttcagTTTATATCCCTTCGTAGTTCGTTGTTGTTTTCTAAAGAAACTTCGGCGAAGGGTGCGTGAAATTTCTTTGTCACAGACAAGTTCTTGCATTCGGCATTCGCGTGTTCCAGATTTTATACCGTATAAAGTCTGATACtattagagcatgtacaatagcagactattagccagctacaaacatatttaattaagataaaagatgagagagaagagcagcgggctacagatctgtagccagctgtagcacagactaCAAGACACAATAAgtgtatgatatgtgggaccatatattaatagtatagtaagcaactattgtatgaattggctattagattgactatagatgaattggagctagtggtgggctatactattaaaattGCTTATGTTATCTTTGATCGCGTTGGCTCTTGTAACAAACTTtatttttgaacgactcgcatgagacggtgcgaagttctattgatagagcagaaaaaaattacaagattacaaccctggagggtcgtaaccaggaaaaagaaaaaatataccaccacccacacatcaACAGCGCCAAAACACAAGTccgggagaaggctagcaccggaccggccgccgctaagcgtgaccgaccgccgctagaccaacaaaggaacacagacgagatcACCACACAGCAAAGGggtgccaaaacgacgtcttcaagaagagaagcgacggaaaaccgccgccgccgtccgtcaagGCTCAAGTGAGCCAGGACTGGGCTTTCACTGTCAACCACCCTTGAGGGACGAGACAGCATGACAACGTCCTCAGGAGGGGAAATTAAGCATCGTTGTTGGTCCGGCCAAAgccgggctgggttttcacccgccgctcaccacctgcgaaaCCACGGCTGACAcaccgatgcttcaccacaactcaacctctgccgacatgtgggacccttGCACCGGCGCCCTTCGCCGGCTAGCCTTCATGCACCGAAGACCccgccacacccaccggcagctcctccacGCACCAAGGTCGCCTCCTTgaccgccggccgcgccactcacgccaagccggcctcctccaccggacgcgcctctcgcgccaatccggtccttccatcggccgcgcctctcgcgccaagccggccttgTAACAAACTTGTATTTTATATTTCTTGGGGCCCTTATTTCAAGACTGCTACTCCTTCCTCAGCGTTTTTTTTATGGCCAGGAATTTTTTTACTATGCAGCCCTTGTACTAGCATGTCACTCTGTTTCCTGTCCTTGTTTTCATGGAAATATTTGACGGTGGTTATTGTTCAAAAAGTCGAGACGTGTACGAGAAAACCGCATGAGGCATGCTGCCCGACATACCTAGCATATCAAGTTCTTGACATTTTTTAGCGAGATCGTTCAAGATCTCCTTTGAAATGGAAGAACTTCACTGATTTTTACGTTCAAAATGTCCATGAAATTCCTTATTCCCTCTATCCAAAAAtctaaaacatatttattttatcaccAAGATCAAGAAGTAATTAACTCCTTCACCATATATCAAAACCAAGTAacaatatacatatatgcaaGTCTTTTTTTccgatcaacaatttaatttaacaTGAGACTATAACTATGCATGTATGCAACCAATGAATACTAATATGAATCTTCGAGTTCTGATGAACAATTTAATTTAACatataaagactacaaatacaTCTTAGGCTTTTGGagaaaaccaaaaaataaaatatattttagacttttgaatagagggagtaggtCTTCGCTTTTTTTTTAGCAGCgctatatgtataaaaaaaattcttacaaAACAgttaggaattaaaaaaaatcaagattcaATCAAAGCAAGCCACATCGGCCTTCGTAAGACTTCATCTTTTTGGATATAGGAAGAATTTCATTAATAAATACCCGGCCTATGCTTCTATTGGGACgcacacaacaaaaaaaaaaaagaaagaaaaaataattcttAGTCACCGAACAAACACAAAAATGTATATGAACCTACTCCAAAACAACACCGTCAAAAAGGAACCATCACTTATTCACCGCTATTATTTGAAAACCAAAACTAGATTTTTCATCCAAATATAAGACTACACCTTCAACGAGTAGACGACATACAGGGGATGGCGTTGCCAAATATAGAGTTCTCTCACTATTCCTCATGGATTCGTTTGATTACCAAGAGTTTATTGGAAACAACATATGTCTCCAACGACAGCTGCCTTTTGAGAACAACCGTTATGAGTATATTTCCCGCTTACAACCAGCCAAGACTACCGAAACAACCGTTACGAGTATATTTCCCGCTCACAACCAGCCAAAACTACCGAATCCATGACCGATCTTCCCTATCACAAAGGAAATCACAACACATGTAGCTACCTCGAGTTGATTGCCAACAACTTGGCAGCCAGTCGCCCCCACGATCAAAGAGAACGAGGGGTGCACCCCTCAAAAAAAGACAACAACCAAGGGTGCCTCCTCTCCACCTTCACGCTTTCCACATCTTCCTACTCCCCTGACTTCGGCAAGGGCGTGCCGCTGCAGACATTGAGAAGGCCACCGCTTCAGGGCCGCCGCAGCGAAGAGCTTGAGAGAGGAATGGGTGAAATAATTATTCTCTGATATTGGGCCCCAcaagatatttttatttttttttctattaaaattgTCACGTAAGCGACACGTCAGCAGGAGTAGACAAAATCAATGTGCCATGTAGGACGAAATCGCCATCCAAACCACTAAGGGCCGGATTAGATTTGCGCTGGTTTTAAGAGTTGGAGGATGCTCCATTAActggttttgcggttaaggGATGTATAAATGAATTGAGGGATGTACAGTGCACTTCTTCCTACCTGTGTTCTCCCGGCCCAAATAGCTGGACATGATGCCCATATGGCCGAAAAAAAATAAGGCCCAGTCATCAGTTCTTGTCGAAGGCCAGGCCAATCTCGCCATCCACGCCCCCGCCCGTCGCCACTCCCACCTCCCAACACCCGCTGCCGGCGCACGCGCCCGGCCGATGCCAACTTTCTCGGCCGTGTACTCGCATCTTTACAAGTGTGATTCCGTCAGAGATTTGTGAGCTAAAATCCCTTTCTCGACTAGATTTCAGTTGTCACAAATTACACAGAGAGATCCCAACTCGCAAACGTACATGTGCTAGATTTATGTGGCAACCatctaaaaaaacaagatttgaAGGGAGAGACATCCCtctaaatttttaaaatgtttaaagAAGACATTGTGAACGTGTTCGAGATTGAACACGGGATCTCAGGATTGAAATCACACACTCCTTACCATTACAGTATCAAATGCATGATGCATCCCAATCTATCTAGCAACCATCTCATAGGTCCAATACCGGCCTGAGGCACTGAACAAGGAGCTCCACTTCCTCTCAAACTTTAACATTTCCAACAATGATCTACAAGGTTCAAATGAGCACATTATCAAGGTCAAGTTTGAGTTTTGATGGGAACCCAAAGCTATGTGGCCCTGTTTTGGGTAATGATTGTGATGATTCAGTAGAGGCAGCTTCCTCGCAGCCATCTCTGAAAAAGAATCCAGCATCAAAAAGTCATTGCAGCGATTGCCTTTGGCGTGTTCTTTGGAATAGGAGTGCTGTATGACCAGCTAGTCTTGTCCATCTATTTTGGCTAACAATGGCAACATCTTCATAATTCTGTCCAGACTGTCCTTGCCAATCGTTAATGCCCTGAGTTGCTCGATTTGCATTCAAACTTggggcatgtttagttcactttaaaattgaaaatttggttgaaattagaacgatgtgatggaaaagttgaaagtttgtgtgtgtaggaaagttttgatatgatggaaaagttggagtttgaagaaaaagtttggaactaaactcggtctTGTTAATGGCGTCATCGTCGCCATGGACCGCGAGGGCCACACGTACGGACCGTCCTCCACTGCCATTAACAAGGCTGGGACCATCATTTCTATAAGGAAGTCAGTCTGCAAGTTCATATGTGACATCCTGGTTCAATTAAAATGTGACATATGTGGCGAATGAGTACTGTATACACTTGATTAGTACCATCTCGCTAGTTGAGCAAATATACTTATAAGATCTTATCccttcaaccataccatttttggtTGATTAACCATTTTACACGAAGTGAAAGGATAAAAATGTAAATAAGATGTTATGTGTGAGGATCCTTTACCATAATATCACTACCATTACAATCACTGGTATGTGGGTCATATCATCCTATTGCCCCACACGTTAGTGTCTGTAATGATAGTGCCATTGTGATAGAGGATGTGAACCCGTGTAAATGGACT
This region includes:
- the LOC127762723 gene encoding receptor-like protein 3, producing the protein MKPIPHSSCRTNTSKFWINFFGPVLVLLLFTFISPVGSCTERERRSLLRFLTGLSQDGGLAASWQNSTDCCTWEGIICGEDGAVTELLLALRGLQGCISSSLSELTSLSRLNLSYNLLSGELPSELIFSSIVVLDISFNRLDGELQELNSSSPDRPLQVLNISSNLFTGAFPSTTWEKMSNLVAINASNNSFSGHIPSSFCISSPSFAVLDLSYNQFGGSIPPGIGKCSSLRMLRVGQNNIIGTLPDDLFRATSLEYLSFPNNHLQGIIDDALMIKLSNLGFLDLGGNRFSGKIPDSIGQLKRLEELHMEENNISGELPPTLGDCTNLVTINLKKNKLKGELAKVNFSTLPNLKILDLSSNYFIGTIPESIYSCSNLTWLRLSTNKLHGELTKKIENLKSITFISLSYNNFKNITNTLHILKNLRNLTVLLLGGNFMHEAMPEDETIDGFKNIQGLGINDCALTGKIPNWLSKLRSLQLLALYNNQLSGPIPTWISILNFLKYVDISNNSLTGEIPTALMQMPMLKSDKIEDHPDLIVSPFTVYVGACLCFQYRATSAFPKMLNLGNNKLSGVIPMEIGQLKELLSLNLSFNNLNGEIPQAISNLKNLMVLDLSSNHLTGPIPSGLVNLHFLSEFNVSYNDLEGPVPIGGQFSTFLSSSFAGNPKLCSPMLEHHCNSAVAAPTTPIFAKQYIDKVVFAIAFGVFFGVGVLYDQITMPRYFG